A genomic region of uncultured Roseibium sp. contains the following coding sequences:
- a CDS encoding tetratricopeptide repeat protein, whose product MFTSLFFMVPLLAGAQPVPDLGPEVDPPSAEDFNPLPEDLPEAGGQVVVEEADPEEEQSRLDQLFDDLAKSEESSDTERAAREIQMIWMESGSDTVDILMSRAGKAIQADDHALALDLLDVVVVLKPSFAEGWNRRATVHYMREDFGKSLVDIERTLALEPRHWGALSGLAIIQRRLGFDDDALVTFKRALEVNPGLENAVEAIEDLEKKAEGAPA is encoded by the coding sequence GTGTTTACAAGCCTGTTCTTCATGGTGCCGCTCCTCGCCGGAGCGCAGCCGGTGCCCGATCTCGGCCCCGAGGTAGACCCACCCTCTGCGGAAGATTTCAATCCCCTGCCGGAAGATCTGCCGGAAGCCGGCGGCCAGGTGGTTGTCGAAGAGGCGGACCCTGAAGAGGAACAATCCCGTCTCGACCAGTTGTTCGACGATCTTGCCAAGTCGGAAGAATCATCGGACACGGAACGCGCCGCACGGGAGATCCAGATGATCTGGATGGAATCGGGCAGCGATACGGTCGATATCCTGATGTCGCGCGCGGGCAAGGCGATCCAGGCGGATGATCACGCTCTTGCCCTCGATCTTCTCGACGTGGTCGTCGTGCTGAAACCGTCCTTCGCGGAGGGATGGAACCGGCGGGCAACCGTTCATTACATGCGCGAGGATTTCGGAAAGTCACTCGTCGACATAGAGCGCACGCTTGCGCTTGAGCCGCGTCACTGGGGCGCGCTTTCCGGACTTGCGATCATTCAGCGCAGGCTGGGTTTCGACGACGACGCGCTGGTGACATTCAAGCGGGCGCTCGAGGTCAATCCCGGGCTTGAAAACGCCGTCGAGGCAATCGAAGATCTTGAAAAGAAGGCAGAGGGCGCACCGGCGTAG
- a CDS encoding alpha/beta hydrolase, which yields MVLIVFLLIGAPFLAAFLYTLVQVRQIRRRYLPDGSVFEADGVNLHYHLYKVSEQDRRAPVLVFLHGASGNAYDMQMAFLEALKGRHSLLFIDRPGLGFSSCRLPGSDRPGGQAEAIAGLLEALEIETAIVVGHSLGSAVTAALGLAAPDRVKGLAFLAPVTHEWPGGVNWYYTVAAMPVIGALFCWTLTLPVGGLLAPSAMTNVFLPDRSPRDYAAGIRLPLLFRPPSFRANARQIAFLKPEIICQSRSYSMLRQPALVVSGTEDTVVWPSIHCEGLMRDLPNAQLLMLDEAGHMPHHTHTEDIAKALSRLVRRVEEEGAMVKDGDGAGQPVTTG from the coding sequence ATGGTTTTGATTGTCTTTCTCCTCATCGGCGCGCCGTTCCTGGCCGCATTCCTGTATACCCTGGTTCAGGTTCGGCAAATCAGGCGCCGCTACCTGCCCGATGGCAGCGTTTTCGAGGCCGACGGCGTCAATCTCCACTATCACCTCTACAAGGTGTCCGAGCAGGACAGGAGAGCGCCCGTGCTTGTGTTTCTGCACGGAGCAAGCGGCAACGCCTATGACATGCAGATGGCGTTCCTGGAGGCGCTCAAGGGCCGTCATTCGCTTCTGTTCATCGACCGGCCAGGGCTTGGCTTTTCCAGCTGCCGGCTTCCCGGCTCCGACCGGCCCGGCGGGCAGGCCGAAGCGATTGCAGGTCTGCTGGAGGCACTGGAGATCGAGACGGCTATCGTCGTGGGGCATTCTCTCGGCAGCGCCGTGACGGCGGCACTTGGTCTTGCAGCGCCCGACCGGGTCAAGGGTCTGGCGTTTCTTGCCCCGGTCACCCATGAATGGCCCGGCGGTGTGAACTGGTACTACACCGTTGCCGCGATGCCCGTGATCGGTGCCCTTTTCTGCTGGACCCTCACGCTTCCCGTCGGCGGTCTGCTTGCGCCGAGCGCCATGACGAATGTGTTTCTTCCCGACCGCTCGCCGCGGGACTACGCCGCGGGTATAAGACTGCCGCTTCTGTTCAGGCCGCCTTCATTCCGCGCGAATGCCCGCCAGATTGCCTTTCTGAAGCCGGAAATCATCTGTCAATCCCGGTCATATTCCATGTTGCGCCAGCCCGCGCTCGTGGTCAGCGGAACGGAGGATACGGTTGTCTGGCCTTCGATCCATTGCGAAGGGCTCATGCGGGATTTGCCTAACGCGCAACTGCTCATGCTGGACGAAGCCGGCCACATGCCCCATCACACGCACACGGAAGACATCGCCAAGGCATTGTCGCGGCTGGTACGGCGGGTCGAAGAAGAGGGGGCGATGGTGAAGGACGGAGACGGTGCGGGCCAGCCGGTTACCACCGGCTGA
- a CDS encoding response regulator has protein sequence MSRILLAEDDNDMRRFLAKALENAGHDVVSFDNGRSAYERLREEPFSLLLTDIVMPEMDGIELARRATELDPDLKVMFITGFAAVALNPESDAPKDAKVLSKPFHLKDLVQEVERMLAA, from the coding sequence ATGTCGCGTATCCTGCTTGCTGAAGATGATAACGATATGCGCCGGTTTCTTGCAAAAGCGCTGGAAAACGCCGGGCATGACGTCGTTTCTTTCGATAACGGCAGGAGCGCATATGAACGATTGCGCGAAGAACCGTTCTCCCTGCTGCTGACAGACATCGTCATGCCGGAGATGGACGGGATCGAGCTTGCACGGCGGGCGACGGAGCTGGATCCCGACCTTAAAGTCATGTTCATAACCGGGTTTGCCGCGGTCGCGCTCAATCCCGAATCCGATGCGCCCAAGGATGCGAAGGTTCTGTCCAAGCCCTTCCATCTGAAGGATCTTGTTCAGGAAGTGGAGCGCATGCTGGCCGCATGA
- a CDS encoding N-formylglutamate amidohydrolase yields the protein MQPSFNEPFIADFNGSSAFDVLCPADQRVPYVFNSPHSGRQYSQQFLASSRLDESAIRRSEDAFVDDLFAHVVPLGAPLLRAHFPRAYLDVNREPYELDPKMFDGRLPSYANIRSIRVAGGLGTVARIVSENHEIYRHRLPVEEALNRIEEIYKPYHSTLRRLLAQTHVTFGYAVLIDCHSMPSSVKCQTTDVRPDFILGDRYGTSCNSELTEYACSILRGMGYSVSRNKPYAGGFITEHYGRPASGLHALQIEINRGLYMNEATHEHSPGFEDLFHNLKQFAQELIAMPDAALPADSIAAE from the coding sequence ATGCAGCCCTCGTTCAATGAGCCCTTCATAGCCGACTTTAACGGCTCGTCAGCATTTGACGTCCTTTGCCCTGCAGATCAACGGGTACCTTACGTATTCAACTCACCCCACTCCGGCCGGCAGTACTCGCAACAGTTTCTGGCCTCCTCGCGCCTGGACGAGAGCGCGATCCGGCGGTCTGAAGACGCCTTCGTGGATGATCTGTTCGCGCATGTCGTTCCCCTCGGCGCACCGCTTTTGCGCGCGCATTTCCCCCGTGCCTATCTGGATGTGAACCGCGAACCGTATGAACTCGATCCGAAGATGTTCGACGGCAGGTTGCCGTCCTATGCCAATATACGCTCGATCCGGGTCGCCGGGGGACTGGGCACCGTCGCACGCATCGTCAGCGAGAACCACGAGATCTACCGGCACAGGTTGCCTGTCGAAGAAGCTCTGAACCGGATCGAGGAAATCTACAAGCCGTATCATTCGACATTGCGCCGGCTGCTCGCGCAGACCCACGTCACGTTCGGATACGCCGTCCTGATCGACTGTCACTCGATGCCCTCCAGTGTCAAATGCCAGACAACCGACGTGCGCCCCGACTTCATTCTGGGGGATCGGTACGGCACGAGCTGTAACAGCGAACTGACGGAGTATGCGTGCTCGATTCTCCGCGGCATGGGCTACAGCGTCAGCCGCAACAAACCCTACGCCGGCGGTTTCATTACCGAGCACTATGGCCGGCCGGCGAGCGGGCTGCACGCGCTGCAGATCGAAATCAATCGCGGCCTCTACATGAACGAGGCGACGCACGAACATTCTCCCGGTTTTGAAGATCTCTTTCACAATCTGAAGCAGTTCGCGCAGGAACTGATCGCGATGCCGGATGCCGCACTGCCTGCGGATTCGATTGCCGCCGAATAA
- the ykgO gene encoding type B 50S ribosomal protein L36 encodes MKIKNSLKALMTRHRDNRMVRRKGRVYIINKKNPRFKARQG; translated from the coding sequence ATGAAGATCAAGAACTCGCTCAAGGCGTTGATGACCCGCCACCGGGACAACCGCATGGTGCGCCGCAAAGGCCGCGTGTACATCATCAACAAGAAAAATCCGCGCTTCAAGGCGCGTCAGGGCTAA